One window of the Runella slithyformis DSM 19594 genome contains the following:
- a CDS encoding TlpA family protein disulfide reductase codes for MNKKIISAALLTSVVGIVVWLLVQSYQTLQHKKEIETKMQQLPTISLRGLDSTAVTLTQKHQPTVLFYFDPHCEHCQHEATELKKQSQAFKNAQLLWLSTERLWVLRSFEKEYALQKTIPSLTIAQISPQDADKQFGFRTVPTVLIYNADGNLAKKYVGETKMEAIIKYLNR; via the coding sequence ATGAACAAGAAGATAATCAGTGCAGCACTTTTAACAAGTGTGGTCGGGATTGTTGTGTGGTTGTTGGTACAATCGTACCAAACCCTCCAACACAAAAAGGAAATAGAGACAAAGATGCAACAACTGCCCACTATTTCTTTGAGGGGGTTGGATAGTACAGCCGTTACTCTCACACAAAAACATCAACCCACTGTCTTATTTTACTTCGATCCTCATTGTGAGCATTGTCAACATGAGGCTACAGAATTAAAAAAACAGTCACAGGCTTTTAAAAATGCCCAACTGCTTTGGCTATCTACCGAACGCCTCTGGGTGCTACGGTCATTTGAGAAAGAATATGCGTTACAAAAAACGATTCCTTCGCTCACCATTGCGCAAATCTCCCCCCAAGATGCTGATAAACAGTTTGGTTTTCGTACCGTACCTACTGTTTTGATTTATAATGCCGATGGGAATCTGGCAAAAAAATACGTGGGAGAAACCAAAATGGAGGCCATTATCAAATACCTAAACCGATGA